In a single window of the Verrucomicrobiia bacterium genome:
- the urtC gene encoding urea ABC transporter permease subunit UrtC, whose amino-acid sequence METSKYQKWGVAIAAIYILAILPSLNAFVPASSFLHVSDFSITVYGKYLCYAILAISVDLLWGYTGLLCLGQALFFTLGGYMMGMYLMRMIGDLGQYHKPIPDFLVFLGWSNLPVFWKPFSSFPFAVLMALVLPGVLALVFGFLAFRSRIRGVYFSILTQALTYAACLLFFRNSLLLGGNNGFTDFKFMLGYDLRLASTQRILYFASGVTLLLVYWFCKWLSRTKFGLVQQAIRDSENRVLFSGYAAGNYKLFVFVVSALIAAIGGMLYVPQVGIINPSEMGVDKSIEAVIWVSIGGRGTLIGPVIGAVVVNVIKSWATRAYPDLWLLILGGLFIVVTIFMPAGIVGLPAQIRQMRQRRAKARDNAAAELAEKSQLLGTK is encoded by the coding sequence ATGGAAACATCGAAATATCAAAAGTGGGGTGTCGCCATCGCGGCGATTTATATTCTGGCGATCTTGCCATCCCTCAATGCGTTCGTGCCCGCGAGCAGCTTCCTGCACGTCTCCGATTTTTCGATCACTGTCTATGGCAAATATCTTTGCTACGCGATTTTGGCGATCAGCGTGGATTTGCTTTGGGGTTACACGGGTTTGTTATGTCTCGGCCAGGCGCTCTTTTTCACGCTCGGCGGTTACATGATGGGGATGTATCTGATGCGCATGATTGGCGACCTTGGCCAGTATCACAAACCCATTCCTGACTTTCTCGTGTTCCTGGGCTGGAGCAATCTGCCGGTCTTCTGGAAGCCTTTTTCGAGTTTCCCATTTGCCGTGCTGATGGCACTGGTTTTGCCGGGCGTACTGGCGTTGGTATTTGGCTTTCTCGCCTTTCGCTCGCGCATTCGCGGGGTCTATTTTTCGATTCTCACCCAGGCGCTGACCTATGCCGCCTGTTTGCTATTTTTTCGCAACAGTCTTTTGCTCGGCGGCAACAATGGCTTCACCGATTTCAAATTCATGCTGGGATATGATTTGCGCCTGGCTTCCACGCAACGGATTTTGTATTTCGCATCGGGCGTGACACTTTTGCTGGTCTATTGGTTTTGCAAATGGCTGAGCCGGACAAAATTTGGACTGGTACAGCAAGCGATTCGCGATAGTGAAAATCGCGTGCTGTTCAGTGGCTATGCCGCGGGAAATTACAAGCTGTTCGTGTTTGTCGTGAGCGCTTTGATCGCGGCAATCGGCGGGATGCTTTATGTGCCGCAAGTGGGAATCATCAACCCCAGCGAAATGGGCGTGGACAAATCCATCGAGGCGGTGATCTGGGTTTCGATCGGCGGCCGCGGCACATTGATCGGGCCGGTCATCGGCGCGGTGGTGGTGAATGTCATCAAAAGTTGGGCGACCCGCGCCTACCCGGATTTGTGGCTCTTGATCCTTGGCGGTTTGTTCATTGTGGTGACGATTTTCATGCCCGCCGGAATCGTGGGGCTTCCCGCGCAAATCCGCCAGATGCGTCAGCGCCGGGCAAAAGCCCGCGACAACGCGGCTGCCGAACTCGCGGAGAAAAGCCAACTCCTGGGAACCAAATAA
- a CDS encoding urease accessory protein UreD → MIVVAKPVPRVSSLHELFRNPPGEAGVLNGVTENGCASPVEKGFGHLEVQMVSGMSTATSVCASSPLKILVPRPRGESVWAYLSSFGGGMVAGDETKLTVKLGAGTRCFLSTQASTKVYRNPKNRPCGHELRADLAEDSLLVLAPDAVQAFADSDYVQRQGFQLARGSGLVLVDWLGSGRAACGERWVFNRFQSRNEIFVGGERVFLDALSLDAEPGPLGGAHRMGRMNCIATIVILGEVLNTVAAQVLERIAVRPIERRASLLCSASAIKGGVVLRLAGEAVEQVRREIHQQLDFLRDVLHDDPWARKW, encoded by the coding sequence ATGATAGTCGTCGCGAAACCTGTCCCGCGTGTTTCCTCTTTGCATGAACTATTTCGCAACCCGCCTGGCGAGGCTGGCGTTTTGAATGGCGTGACCGAAAACGGCTGCGCATCGCCAGTGGAAAAGGGATTTGGCCATCTCGAGGTTCAAATGGTTTCGGGTATGAGCACGGCGACTTCAGTTTGCGCGTCGAGCCCGTTGAAAATTCTCGTTCCCAGACCGCGCGGCGAAAGTGTGTGGGCCTATCTGAGCAGTTTCGGCGGCGGCATGGTCGCCGGTGACGAGACTAAACTGACGGTGAAACTCGGCGCGGGAACACGCTGCTTCCTGAGCACGCAGGCTTCGACAAAAGTTTATCGCAATCCAAAAAATCGCCCGTGCGGTCATGAACTTCGCGCAGACCTCGCGGAAGATTCCCTGTTAGTGCTGGCGCCGGATGCGGTGCAGGCGTTCGCCGATTCTGATTATGTCCAACGCCAGGGATTTCAACTCGCGCGCGGGAGCGGATTGGTATTGGTGGATTGGCTTGGCTCGGGGCGCGCGGCTTGTGGTGAACGCTGGGTATTCAATCGTTTTCAAAGTCGCAATGAAATTTTCGTCGGCGGCGAGCGCGTTTTTTTGGATGCGTTGTCGCTCGATGCCGAACCAGGGCCGCTGGGTGGTGCACATCGGATGGGGCGGATGAATTGTATCGCGACGATTGTCATTCTTGGCGAAGTGTTGAATACGGTTGCGGCTCAAGTCCTGGAGCGCATCGCTGTGCGGCCCATTGAGCGCCGCGCGTCGCTTCTGTGCAGCGCGAGTGCTATCAAAGGCGGCGTGGTGCTTCGTTTGGCGGGCGAAGCAGTGGAACAAGTCCGGCGGGAGATTCACCAACAGCTTGATTTTCTTCGTGACGTTTTGCACGATGATCCCTGGGCGCGAAAATGGTGA
- the ureA gene encoding urease subunit gamma, with protein MHLSPREIDKLLLHNAGFLAQKRLARGVRLNYPEAVALIATQLLEFIRDGRSVAELMDLGRKFLGRRQVMSGVPAMIGEVQVEGTFPDGTKLVTVHHPIAAEHGDLKLALYGSFLPVPDISTFKADAVTDFEPGAMTPQPGELELNAGRVSITLSVTNLGDRPVQVGSHYHFIETNAQLRFDRAKAYGRRLDVPAGTAVRFEPGETKTVNLVEIAGNRVIRGGNNLGNGKVSAENLPAVMARVKDGGFAHQEENHGS; from the coding sequence ATGCATCTGTCGCCTCGAGAAATTGACAAGCTGCTGCTTCACAACGCGGGCTTCCTCGCCCAGAAACGGCTTGCGCGCGGCGTGCGGCTCAACTACCCCGAAGCCGTCGCGTTGATCGCGACGCAGCTTCTCGAATTCATTCGCGATGGCCGCAGCGTGGCGGAACTCATGGACCTGGGCCGAAAATTTCTAGGCCGTCGTCAGGTGATGTCCGGCGTGCCTGCGATGATTGGCGAAGTGCAGGTGGAGGGAACATTTCCCGACGGGACAAAACTGGTAACGGTGCATCATCCTATCGCTGCGGAGCATGGAGATTTGAAATTGGCGTTGTATGGAAGTTTTCTGCCGGTGCCGGATATTTCAACTTTCAAGGCGGATGCGGTCACAGATTTCGAGCCGGGCGCGATGACGCCGCAACCAGGGGAACTCGAACTGAACGCGGGCCGCGTGAGCATCACTTTGTCCGTCACCAATCTTGGTGACCGTCCGGTGCAAGTCGGAAGCCATTATCATTTTATCGAGACGAACGCGCAGCTTCGCTTTGATCGCGCAAAAGCTTACGGTCGCCGGTTGGACGTTCCTGCAGGAACGGCGGTGCGTTTTGAACCGGGCGAAACCAAAACCGTTAATTTGGTTGAGATTGCGGGCAATCGGGTGATTCGTGGCGGCAACAATCTTGGCAATGGCAAAGTCTCGGCGGAAAATTTGCCGGCGGTCATGGCGCGGGTAAAAGACGGCGGCTTCGCGCATCAGGAGGAAAATCATGGCTCATAA
- the urtE gene encoding urea ABC transporter ATP-binding subunit UrtE, which translates to MLAISNLNAAYDGSQILRDVNMTLPDGQLVAFMGRNGVGKTTTLKCIVGLVKPVSGDIRICGESLSGLPSEERARKGIGYVPQGRDIFPNLTVWENLKISLVVHGTQANGQLERVLELFPVLKEMLGRKGGVLSGGQQQQLAIARALLTDPKVLILDEPTEGIQPNIIDLIGETLVKIKKTDKISILLVEQYLDFCLEIADRFYVMDRGAVVAGGPIADLNEGIVKKYLTV; encoded by the coding sequence TTGCTGGCGATCTCGAATCTCAACGCGGCGTACGACGGCTCGCAAATCTTGCGCGATGTGAACATGACCCTTCCCGACGGGCAGTTAGTGGCGTTCATGGGACGCAACGGTGTCGGGAAAACGACCACGCTGAAATGCATCGTTGGCTTGGTCAAACCCGTCAGCGGCGACATCCGCATCTGCGGAGAATCACTGAGCGGATTGCCGTCAGAAGAACGTGCGCGCAAGGGCATCGGATACGTGCCGCAGGGACGCGATATTTTTCCAAATTTGACAGTGTGGGAAAATTTAAAGATCAGCCTTGTCGTGCATGGCACGCAGGCGAACGGCCAGTTGGAACGCGTGCTGGAACTTTTTCCCGTGCTCAAGGAAATGCTGGGACGCAAAGGCGGAGTGCTCAGCGGCGGCCAACAACAGCAACTGGCGATCGCGCGCGCATTGTTGACGGACCCCAAAGTTCTGATTCTGGACGAGCCGACGGAAGGTATTCAGCCGAACATCATTGACCTGATCGGCGAGACGCTGGTGAAAATCAAAAAGACGGACAAGATCAGTATTTTATTGGTCGAACAATATCTCGATTTTTGCCTCGAAATTGCCGACCGGTTTTACGTGATGGATCGCGGAGCGGTGGTCGCGGGCGGGCCGATTGCGGATTTGAACGAAGGGATCGTGAAGAAATACTTGACGGTATGA
- the urtB gene encoding urea ABC transporter permease subunit UrtB, producing the protein MNSTFRLGLMVWIALLLSGTGMARAAESATELEARKKLAEVIVAKPEDQPKLLSELVDTGSKTAHDVLTAWTRDGIYMYGAPGGAKVPVQLEDQQDAQGKARAIRVDDGQILKDDKGVELHFGSGDLEAAETDMALRKVIQRTLDSLALADKDPEVRHSAVSKLGNSQKLQYLPILQARLTRETNAEVRRAIEEAIAMLQLGDTNTDVKISAVNHLAELQSIGSVENLQKFAEKDTTPPAAKLAATKAIGSIKNHIGWVNFFGTIFHGISLGSILLVVALGLAITFGLMGIINMAHGEMIAVGAYTCYVVQNLFGAGFGFTIVLPFNFAGKAIQFGMHLPGLNTTGATYESYFLVALPLSFIMAALAGLLVERAVIQFLYRRPLESLLATWGVSLVMQQCFRMVFGANNVQVNSPSWLLGHFTVDDVSFGYNRVFVIGFAVLIVIGTWLLLTKTPLGLLIRAVMQNRNMAACLGVRTRRINMLTFAFGSGLAGLAGAFLSQIGNVGPSMGQDHIVNAFMTVVVGGVGSIIGTVCAALGIGTSDQVLQQLTGSPVSGKIVVLITIILFLQWKPGGLFSIRSRSLD; encoded by the coding sequence ATGAATTCAACTTTTCGCCTTGGATTGATGGTTTGGATCGCGCTATTGCTCTCCGGCACAGGGATGGCGCGTGCCGCGGAGAGCGCCACGGAACTTGAAGCCAGGAAAAAGCTCGCCGAGGTGATCGTCGCGAAACCGGAAGACCAGCCAAAGCTGTTGAGCGAACTGGTGGATACCGGCTCGAAGACGGCGCACGATGTTCTCACGGCGTGGACGCGCGATGGAATATATATGTATGGCGCGCCGGGCGGCGCAAAGGTGCCGGTGCAGTTGGAGGACCAACAGGACGCCCAGGGCAAGGCGCGCGCCATTCGCGTGGATGACGGCCAGATTTTGAAGGATGATAAGGGAGTGGAGTTGCATTTTGGTTCCGGCGATCTTGAAGCCGCCGAGACGGACATGGCTTTGCGCAAAGTGATTCAACGCACCCTCGATTCGCTCGCGCTTGCCGACAAAGATCCCGAAGTCCGCCACTCGGCGGTGAGCAAACTCGGCAACTCACAGAAGCTGCAATACCTCCCGATTTTGCAGGCAAGACTGACCAGGGAGACGAATGCGGAAGTGCGCCGGGCCATTGAAGAGGCTATTGCCATGCTCCAGTTGGGGGATACAAACACAGACGTGAAGATTTCTGCGGTGAATCATCTGGCGGAACTTCAGTCAATCGGTTCAGTGGAAAATCTACAGAAGTTTGCCGAGAAGGATACGACTCCGCCCGCAGCGAAGCTGGCGGCAACCAAGGCGATTGGTTCCATCAAGAACCACATTGGCTGGGTCAATTTCTTCGGCACCATTTTTCATGGGATCAGTCTGGGTTCGATTTTGCTGGTGGTCGCGCTGGGTTTGGCGATCACGTTCGGTTTGATGGGCATCATTAATATGGCGCACGGCGAGATGATCGCGGTCGGCGCGTACACTTGTTACGTGGTGCAAAATCTTTTTGGCGCGGGATTTGGTTTCACGATTGTGCTGCCGTTCAATTTTGCCGGGAAGGCCATCCAATTTGGAATGCACTTGCCGGGACTCAATACCACCGGCGCGACGTATGAAAGTTATTTCCTGGTGGCGCTGCCTTTGAGTTTCATCATGGCGGCGCTGGCGGGCTTGCTGGTGGAACGGGCGGTGATTCAATTTCTTTACCGGCGTCCGCTGGAATCATTGCTGGCGACGTGGGGAGTTTCGCTGGTGATGCAGCAATGTTTCCGCATGGTTTTTGGCGCGAACAATGTGCAGGTAAATTCGCCGTCGTGGTTGCTCGGCCATTTTACGGTGGATGACGTGAGCTTCGGTTACAATCGCGTGTTCGTCATCGGCTTCGCAGTCCTGATCGTTATCGGAACCTGGCTGCTGCTGACAAAAACGCCGCTGGGTCTTTTGATTCGCGCGGTGATGCAGAATCGCAACATGGCCGCGTGCCTCGGAGTGCGGACGCGTCGCATCAATATGCTGACCTTTGCTTTTGGATCGGGATTGGCCGGGCTGGCGGGCGCGTTCCTTTCACAAATCGGCAATGTCGGACCGAGCATGGGGCAGGACCATATCGTCAATGCGTTCATGACGGTGGTCGTCGGCGGTGTGGGAAGCATCATCGGCACGGTATGTGCCGCGCTGGGCATCGGCACGTCCGACCAGGTGTTGCAACAACTGACCGGCTCGCCCGTGAGTGGGAAGATTGTGGTGCTTATCACCATCATCTTGTTCCTGCAATGGAAGCCCGGCGGATTGTTCTCAATTCGCAGCCGCAGTCTGGATTAA
- the urtD gene encoding urea ABC transporter ATP-binding protein UrtD, which produces MSKKFILMLEGVNKSFDGFKAINDLNFYMDDGELRIIIGPNGAGKSSMMDLITGRTRPDSGKIEFGKSTDLTRLNEYQINRLGIGRKFQTPSVYVHHTVFENLLLSLKGPRGVFAALFHRISEDERARIHEVLKTVGLAQRADWKAGLLSHGQKQWLEIGMLIAQDPKLLLVDEPAAGMTDEETHKTAELLLGLEGKHSVVVIEHDMTFVRQLGRKVTVLHQGHVLCEGSVDEVQNNERVLDVYLGRKHEKKHL; this is translated from the coding sequence ATGTCCAAGAAATTTATTCTCATGCTCGAAGGGGTGAATAAATCCTTCGACGGTTTCAAGGCGATCAACGATCTGAATTTTTACATGGATGATGGCGAGTTGCGCATCATCATCGGCCCCAATGGCGCGGGCAAAAGTTCGATGATGGACCTCATCACCGGACGCACGCGCCCTGACAGCGGAAAAATCGAATTTGGCAAGAGCACGGACCTCACCCGGCTCAACGAATATCAAATCAACCGCCTTGGCATCGGCAGAAAATTTCAAACGCCCTCCGTGTATGTCCATCACACCGTATTTGAAAATTTGCTGTTGTCGCTGAAAGGGCCGCGCGGGGTTTTTGCCGCGTTGTTTCATCGCATCAGTGAGGACGAGCGCGCGCGCATCCATGAGGTTTTAAAGACGGTTGGCCTGGCCCAGCGCGCCGATTGGAAAGCGGGATTGTTAAGCCACGGGCAAAAGCAATGGCTGGAGATCGGCATGTTGATTGCGCAAGATCCGAAACTTTTGCTGGTGGATGAACCCGCCGCCGGTATGACCGACGAGGAAACGCACAAAACCGCCGAGTTATTGCTCGGGCTCGAAGGCAAGCACAGCGTCGTGGTCATCGAACACGACATGACTTTCGTGCGGCAACTGGGAAGGAAGGTCACGGTGTTGCACCAGGGCCATGTGTTGTGCGAAGGCAGCGTGGATGAAGTGCAAAACAACGAACGCGTCCTCGATGTTTATTTGGGCCGCAAGCACGAGAAGAAACATTTATGA